In Papaver somniferum cultivar HN1 chromosome 9, ASM357369v1, whole genome shotgun sequence, the genomic stretch TATTTGCCGGTGAAGGAAAGAAACTTAATATCTGTCAGATGAGTGACACATCATAGCCGCTCCCGTTGGCAAACTCGAACCAGTATCTAGCACCAATTTGGAGTCTGGTTATAACATCAACATGATTCATCACAAGGTTACGTAAAAACAATTACAAGCAGAAGTTGCATAAATAAACTCAAGTTTATGCGTATATTGTTGTTAAAGTGCATCCACTTTTTACAAGCTCAAGTTATATCAAGTACAAGTATCAAGAAGATTCGAGTTCATCAAGTTAAAAAATGTAAAGCGGTAGACAGTATTCAGTAGTAGAGGTATGTTGGTTTGGGGGACGGAACATCTCTCTCCATCTCTACCAGTTCCGATTACCATAAAATAATACTAGTCACATGAGTTTCGGGCTCTTGCCATTATTCAGTCCATACCAGTTTATCCATACATCTTGGTATCCCCAATTCTTGTCTACGCCCATATATCCACATGCACAACATCGGCATTTCTGATAATGGCAACTGTTAGTCTACTAGATTCGATGAAATCAATCAGAAAAATGTACCTGGATTCTTGGAATCAATACTGCGTACGTATATTTTAATGTATACATGGATTACGGAGATCAGTCATAAAAAGAATGAAATGAGTTAACTCAAAGGATGTCTCATTTGTATACTTTTTTCGACTTCATTTTCCCATCCGTACAAGTTCCTGTGATTTtgtaataagaaaaaaaaatatgttcCCCATGTGCGTTTGTACtcattttttataaaatcatggCCGGTTCCTGTGGGTACCAAAGAGTTTCTGATGTGGGGGCCGGAGGGTATGTAGAGATTTAGTGTAGATCTGAGCAATAATTTACGGGATTAAAAGAATAAAAGGTTTAAAAGCTACGGGACGGGAGTGGTGGCATAAAGCAAATAAGCTCTATTCTCGTCTGCCTAGCAGTTGCAAGTTATAGACTATATAGTTATTACTGTTCAGTTTATTCTTATGTGTCTGATTAGTGTACCTATAACTACCTGCTAAGCACTTAATGCAGAAAACCTGTGTTGAAGGATATTGCTATTAATATAAAGAAGTAAGTTTCTGCTCCAAGTGTTTATCACTTGTGTTCTTGTGGATAAAACAACCCCTTGAATTACCAAGGTTAACTAGTTGATCACAGTGTTGACTCTCTACTCTTTGCAACCACTGCGTCAAATACACAGATCTATACAACCAGTTCGTCTTCGAGATAACTGTACTCGAAGGTGAACTCAGTCTTGATTCTTTGGCACCTGTGAgtaaagaaaagcaaaagaaacCAATATTAGTAATCTCTTTCTTTTGCCATTCGTGCTACTTGAAATGTAACTGAAAGTTTGCATACCATCCATGTTGCTTTTCGTCGTTGAGAATATGGAAATCAAAGTAAACATACGTCCCCTGTTCATACTCATCGTTCGCAACTTTGGGCTCCTCGTGCCTTTGAAACCATGTATTATATTTTCTATGGTATCTCCAGGACTGCTTTTTCAATTCTCTTGCAGCCAAGTATTGCTGATAAGTATTCTGTTTTGTGTATTTGGACAATGAGAATCAGAGAGAAAGCAATCCAACTATTGAAACAGAATGTAAAGTGGAACACAAGAAAGGTATGGTACCTGCTGATAATAAAAGGCAAAGAACAAAGTATCCGTTCCTAATGTCTCAAGACCCAATCGTTCCCAAAAGGCTGGGTTGTCGACAATGGGTGATTGCACCTGAGGATAGCTTGGTGGGGTGGCCACAGGATGTCTCTGTAAAAAATCATCGCCAGATAAACACGATTAGTTATGTGAAACTATTGAATTTAAATCATGTGTAACTTTTGGTCAAACTTCAGGTGCACATATCAGATTATTTTCCCTGGTAAAAATATTACATATAAAAATCTGATCCATAGAGCACTACAAAATGAAGCAAACCAGAAGCCCTGAAAAATATTAAGATCTACCACATTTTCTCACAACATCAATGAAGGCCAGTTCTTATTCTTATCCTGAAGTTGTAACGTGTATCAAATGACATTTTTCTTGCATACTCAATGTTGAGAAACGGACAGTTCAAAGAAACTATTCACGGACCTATTGATGCTCTTACCGTTTAAGGTGCTGCAGCATTATTATCAAAAGAACCCTACATGGCACTGCCAAACAACAAGCGAGCTAAATTTGCCACGGTACACAAAGGCGATGCATCTTAAAATATAATAGCATATGAGCAATTAAAGACATAGCTAGCTTCTATAAACATGTAAGAGACTGGTGGGCTCCGCATTACAATGGAGATTTTGAGTCACAACAGAACAACTATGAGTGCAAACCTCAAAAAGCAGGTGACATCATGAGTACGAGATCCAAACCCCAATACAAGAATCATCTTAAATCAGAACTTCAGTAAAGGTTAGAAGATAGAGCACACTCTTGACATAATAAGAATACCATGAAATGGAGTTCATACACTGGAATGAACGAACACTCCTAATGGGTTTCCACTGCTAAGTCTGCATAGAGAACACTTATTAACACCCACAATAGCATAACCGAATTCCTATTGGCCTTAGGTTAACCTCAGGGACCTAAAGTTCGCTTattccttattcaaattctgtGATGATGCGTTCACAAGATCTTTCCTGCCTGAAATGCTGAGAAGAGTCTACTGAAACCGACAACTATCCTAATACATTGTCCTTTCGCTGAAGGTATTTGGGTTACTTTTGAACCTAAATGGTTGGTGAAATAGCTCACGACCATTATACTAAAGAGTGGAGTCTTTCTTTGGGTTAATTCTACTTACTTTAAGTAAACAACAGGACCTCTCTCTTCATGTGAAGGATAAAGATGTTTTAATTACCTGatttttacttttctttgttCACATCTTCTATGCTGCCATGAAACGATAGCAGCAGCAGCCTAATCAGAGTCCAACAACCACATGGTTACTGAACATAACCAAGCGAACTCCCACAATGTAGTAGATCTGGGAGACCTAGAGGTTGGAATAAAATGTGCATTCATTGATCTCACTAATGCAAGCTGGGAACCAGAGATAGTGACGACTGAAGCTCTTACCTGTTGTGAAGCTATCAAATGGATACACTAGCTTGCTGGAAGGGGGTAATAGGAATTTTATAGGACCTTTGGCTTCCTCTCTATCTAATTTATGATATGTAAGTCATGTCAGACGCAGACTCCCTAGCTAAGATGTGTCATCATGAAAGTCCTGGTGCTACTTCCGGATTTGCTATGTTATGATATAGTCAGAGAAATCTAGCTTGTGCATGCTACCAGTTTTGGTTAGTTGATTTTATCCTAGCAAATAGAAAAACCCAAAAAAGTTCAAGCGTAACCAGGAGGCCATACTGGAATGTAAGTCTTTGCACGTTCCGAGTCCTTGGGTTGAGGAAGCTTGTGATAAGCAGCTTCAAGCATCTGCAAATTATACAACTGATCATGCGATCCGCCAGAATTTGCTGTTGACGCACTTAGGCTATCACCAATAGCGCCAAGATCAGAAACACTTCGTCGGCCTATGACACCCAGGCTGCCAGAAGGTTGATTGGACTGTAAAGGTTGTCCAGGAGAAAGATCAATGCCTCTCGGAGTTTGGGTAGCTTCTGACAAAGAGCTAGACACTCCAGCCTGTAATGACAAATTATAGTTAATCTAAATTATACAAAAGTAAACCTAAAATATTTATATGCAGTTGCTTGCAAAGAACATGATGCATTAAACAAGCAAGTTCATGGGAGGCTAATCAATAGCACTAAGTACAAACTGTTAACTTTCGTCGGATTTTAAACATACAGGAGTATCTGCTGCATATTGTGTCTTCAGATCATCCTCATTCATGAGATTCTTGTTAAACCCAGAACTCATAGAAGGTTCCATGCTTGAATGATCAGATGaattctgctgttgttgctggtcCTCAACTTTGACATGGCTAAAATCTGCAGCagaaacaagtaagaacttgtacGAAACCTACTAGAAATTTGGTGACAACACGTGAATAGACATGGAAGCATACAAAAGATACCTGAATCTTTCGACCCAGCTGACATCAAAGAATGCTGAGTAGACTGCTGTTGGAGGACAGAATTTGGCTGCTGTAAAGAAGCAGATGTTACGCTATTCAGACCTGACGTCTGAACTCCAAGTCCTAATCCAACTTGAGGCGATAACGATTGGCTTTGAGAGTTGAACTGCATGAGAAATCAAATGCAAGGTCAGAATTTATTAAATAGGAATCAATGATAATTCATACCCTAATTAGTACTAATTAAAACCTTATGAATCCCTACTCCCTACTAAAGGAAACAATAATACTAAAAGAAGTAGAGATCTGTTATATATTATGACAAAGAGAATAGGGGGAAACAAAGACCAAAAATATCCCATATGCATTTCTTTACCCTGAAACATACTTATCAACGATCTATATAGTTTATCACCAGTCTCTTCCCTAGCAGAGTTCCCTGAGACTACGGGAGGGGGGTCGACATCTTCACGATATATTATAGACCCAAAATCAAGAATAGTGATGTATGACCAACTGGAATAGCACGGAACTAAAAAAAGGAAGCACATGCTCTACTGTTTAACTCGAGTATACAAGTTATTCATTCAGGAGTGGCATGGATAACATAAATCAAAACGAGGCAACAGAAACCataaaaaattgaaaagataTAGAAAAAATGAAGGACCTGCTGTAAAAGAGTGTTTTGCTGCTGTGGAAAGAACTGATTTCCTCCACTTAAATGAGGCACACCAATGAGGTTACTATGTCCTTGCTGCTGCACCTGTTGGAACCGCTGCAAATATTTGTCTCTTTGATCGGGAGCAATCTCAGTTCTTGCACGAACCTGGCCCTGAAATTGTAGAAGACGCATCTCTAAATAACAGGACGACAATCATCCAACAAACTAAACAATGTAATGGCCATAAAGTAAGATTGGTATCATAATCAGAAGAAGAATAGAACAAAATCCAGAAATGTGTGTGAACTAGAGCCCGATATCAATGTATTGGCCATAAAGACACGACCACGTAAGTTAAAAGCCTTAATTGATCTGTCACGGTCACTAGAGCCTGATTATCACTCCAGTAAGTCAGTAGTCACAACTTACTCAGAATCCCCACTCTCTCTGAAATTACGGAGTAAAACGTAAGGAACTGGGAGGGATTGGAACTTCTATAACTAAACAAAAGGAATAGGAGTCTTGTGAAATGGCTTGCTGTAATTTCATTACTCATTGCACAAATATATATACTTCTCCAATAAGGGACGTAAAGCTATGACGCTAGCAATATGATACGCTACCAAACCATCTCGCCTAAGTTTACAAGTTCAGTACATGACTAAGAtttcataaaattattaaatttTACATAACATACCACTTCATTTGGATTCTGAAAAGAGCTTCCAGCGTGAGGTCTCCACTGTGGAGagaaaacttttccacctatcaTTGTCGGCTCACTAGCATTAGCTGAATCAACTAAAACAGCTCCCTCACTAGATTTGGAAACTTGCGGCAAGAGAATTCTGTTACTTAGAGGTGAAACCAAAGGTTGTACAATAGTAGTGCTTCCTCTATCGTCGGCTCCTGAAATGTTTCTTTTTGGCATATCCATGGCAGTAGGAGCTCCCCCAAGCGATCCAGGGCTGCT encodes the following:
- the LOC113309508 gene encoding CCR4-NOT transcription complex subunit 3-like isoform X2 — protein: MGASRKLQGEIDRVLKKVHEGVEVFDSIWNKVYDTDNANQKEKFEADLKKEIKKLQRYRDQIKTWIQSSEIKDKKVSASYEQALLDARKIIEREMERFKVCEKETKTKAFSKEGLGQQPKTDPKEKAKLETREWLNTVVGELESQIDSFEADIEGLSVKKGKARPPRLTHLETSIVRHKAHIMKLELILRLLDNDELSPEDVNDVRDFIEDYVERNQDDFEEFSEVDDLYSSLDLDKVELLEDLVTIPPGLVKGVGTASAVLSMKPSVTSSPTQVSGSSTPDQVEETASQDSNSDIVPRTPPSKNGILSQSALTTPTGTNTAAATSAMAARSAVGGSTVSSVFSAPESARGVGDTSAAVGSSSPISVKEEEDSNFSSHRSSPVLADITLGRSMGKGTVGGGTSTQSLNGGHLSTSSVIPSSPGSLGGAPTAMDMPKRNISGADDRGSTTIVQPLVSPLSNRILLPQVSKSSEGAVLVDSANASEPTMIGGKVFSPQWRPHAGSSFQNPNEVGQVRARTEIAPDQRDKYLQRFQQVQQQGHSNLIGVPHLSGGNQFFPQQQNTLLQQFNSQSQSLSPQVGLGLGVQTSGLNSVTSASLQQPNSVLQQQSTQHSLMSAGSKDSDFSHVKVEDQQQQQNSSDHSSMEPSMSSGFNKNLMNEDDLKTQYAADTAGVSSSLSEATQTPRGIDLSPGQPLQSNQPSGSLGVIGRRSVSDLGAIGDSLSASTANSGGSHDQLYNLQMLEAAYHKLPQPKDSERAKTYIPRHPVATPPSYPQVQSPIVDNPAFWERLGLETLGTDTLFFAFYYQQNTYQQYLAARELKKQSWRYHRKYNTWFQRHEEPKVANDEYEQGTYVYFDFHILNDEKQHGWCQRIKTEFTFEYSYLEDELVV
- the LOC113309508 gene encoding CCR4-NOT transcription complex subunit 3-like isoform X3 is translated as MGASRKLQGEIDRVLKKVHEGVEVFDSIWNKVYDTDNANQKEKFEADLKKEIKKLQRYRDQIKTWIQSSEIKDKKALLDARKIIEREMERFKVCEKETKTKAFSKEGLGQQPKTDPKEKAKLETREWLNTVVGELESQIDSFEADIEGLSVKKGKARPPRLTHLETSIVRHKAHIMKLELILRLLDNDELSPEDVNDVRDFIEDYVERNQDDFEEFSEVDDLYSSLDLDKVELLEDLVTIPPGLVKGVGTASAVLSMKPSVTSSPTQVSGSSTPDQVEETASQDSNSDIVPRTPPSKNGILSQSALTTPTGTNTAAATSAMAARSAVGGSTVSSVFSAPESARGVGDTSAAVGSSSPISVKEEEDSNFSSHRSSPVLADITLGRSMGKGTVGGGTSTQSLNGGHLSTSSVIPSSPGSLGGAPTAMDMPKRNISGADDRGSTTIVQPLVSPLSNRILLPQVSKSSEGAVLVDSANASEPTMIGGKVFSPQWRPHAGSSFQNPNEVGQVRARTEIAPDQRDKYLQRFQQVQQQGHSNLIGVPHLSGGNQFFPQQQNTLLQQFNSQSQSLSPQVGLGLGVQTSGLNSVTSASLQQPNSVLQQQSTQHSLMSAGSKDSDFSHVKVEDQQQQQNSSDHSSMEPSMSSGFNKNLMNEDDLKTQYAADTPAGVSSSLSEATQTPRGIDLSPGQPLQSNQPSGSLGVIGRRSVSDLGAIGDSLSASTANSGGSHDQLYNLQMLEAAYHKLPQPKDSERAKTYIPRHPVATPPSYPQVQSPIVDNPAFWERLGLETLGTDTLFFAFYYQQNTYQQYLAARELKKQSWRYHRKYNTWFQRHEEPKVANDEYEQGTYVYFDFHILNDEKQHGWCQRIKTEFTFEYSYLEDELVV
- the LOC113309508 gene encoding general negative regulator of transcription subunit 3-like isoform X4; protein product: MGASRKLQGEIDRVLKKVHEGVEVFDSIWNKVYDTDNANQKEKFEADLKKEIKKLQRYRDQIKTWIQSSEIKDKKVSASYEQALLDARKIIEREMERFKVCEKETKTKAFSKEGLGQQPKTDPKEKAKLETREWLNTVVGELESQIDSFEADIEGLSVKKGKARPPRLTHLETSIVRHKAHIMKLELILRLLDNDELSPEDVNDVRDFIEDYVERNQDDFEEFSEVDDLYSSLDLDKVELLEDLVTIPPGLVKGSSTPDQVEETASQDSNSDIVPRTPPSKNGILSQSALTTPTGTNTAAATSAMAARSAVGGSTVSSVFSAPESARGVGDTSAAVGSSSPISVKEEEDSNFSSHRSSPVLADITLGRSMGKGTVGGGTSTQSLNGGHLSTSSVIPSSPGSLGGAPTAMDMPKRNISGADDRGSTTIVQPLVSPLSNRILLPQVSKSSEGAVLVDSANASEPTMIGGKVFSPQWRPHAGSSFQNPNEVGQVRARTEIAPDQRDKYLQRFQQVQQQGHSNLIGVPHLSGGNQFFPQQQNTLLQQFNSQSQSLSPQVGLGLGVQTSGLNSVTSASLQQPNSVLQQQSTQHSLMSAGSKDSDFSHVKVEDQQQQQNSSDHSSMEPSMSSGFNKNLMNEDDLKTQYAADTPAGVSSSLSEATQTPRGIDLSPGQPLQSNQPSGSLGVIGRRSVSDLGAIGDSLSASTANSGGSHDQLYNLQMLEAAYHKLPQPKDSERAKTYIPRHPVATPPSYPQVQSPIVDNPAFWERLGLETLGTDTLFFAFYYQQNTYQQYLAARELKKQSWRYHRKYNTWFQRHEEPKVANDEYEQGTYVYFDFHILNDEKQHGWCQRIKTEFTFEYSYLEDELVV
- the LOC113309508 gene encoding CCR4-NOT transcription complex subunit 3-like isoform X1 — encoded protein: MGASRKLQGEIDRVLKKVHEGVEVFDSIWNKVYDTDNANQKEKFEADLKKEIKKLQRYRDQIKTWIQSSEIKDKKVSASYEQALLDARKIIEREMERFKVCEKETKTKAFSKEGLGQQPKTDPKEKAKLETREWLNTVVGELESQIDSFEADIEGLSVKKGKARPPRLTHLETSIVRHKAHIMKLELILRLLDNDELSPEDVNDVRDFIEDYVERNQDDFEEFSEVDDLYSSLDLDKVELLEDLVTIPPGLVKGVGTASAVLSMKPSVTSSPTQVSGSSTPDQVEETASQDSNSDIVPRTPPSKNGILSQSALTTPTGTNTAAATSAMAARSAVGGSTVSSVFSAPESARGVGDTSAAVGSSSPISVKEEEDSNFSSHRSSPVLADITLGRSMGKGTVGGGTSTQSLNGGHLSTSSVIPSSPGSLGGAPTAMDMPKRNISGADDRGSTTIVQPLVSPLSNRILLPQVSKSSEGAVLVDSANASEPTMIGGKVFSPQWRPHAGSSFQNPNEVGQVRARTEIAPDQRDKYLQRFQQVQQQGHSNLIGVPHLSGGNQFFPQQQNTLLQQFNSQSQSLSPQVGLGLGVQTSGLNSVTSASLQQPNSVLQQQSTQHSLMSAGSKDSDFSHVKVEDQQQQQNSSDHSSMEPSMSSGFNKNLMNEDDLKTQYAADTPAGVSSSLSEATQTPRGIDLSPGQPLQSNQPSGSLGVIGRRSVSDLGAIGDSLSASTANSGGSHDQLYNLQMLEAAYHKLPQPKDSERAKTYIPRHPVATPPSYPQVQSPIVDNPAFWERLGLETLGTDTLFFAFYYQQNTYQQYLAARELKKQSWRYHRKYNTWFQRHEEPKVANDEYEQGTYVYFDFHILNDEKQHGWCQRIKTEFTFEYSYLEDELVV